One stretch of Ananas comosus cultivar F153 linkage group 6, ASM154086v1, whole genome shotgun sequence DNA includes these proteins:
- the LOC109711799 gene encoding protein PHOSPHATE STARVATION RESPONSE 3 isoform X1 → MNSHSIVTVKQSNSPERTAHYCQAAPSKISKIFKGQQDHQSLSGNNSSSSGEFSYLLNPKLSPESDSESPISHVSLPHYSEPIFSRSSMFCTSLFSSSSKSSDSCRRLSNLPFLPHPLKCEQQTSAAQDSDSPFHFTSDINNTPNSEDEHSDELMKDFLNLSGDASDGSFHGENCDSNSLAITEQMELQILSEQLGIAITDNEESPRLDDIYEKPQISPQPVSSCQNQNPQPSGSPIKVQLHSTPSASRATTNNNKPRLRWTLDLHEHFVEAVNKLDGPDKATPKGVLKLMNVEGLTIYHVKSHLQKYRLAKYLPETKEVHQDKKSLPVEDKKVTPVTNDSGGKKKNMEMTEALRMQIEVQKQLHEQLEIQRALQLRIEEHARYLQKILEEQQKASNSFASSMGVSAEAQVESPDKTSQDQDESKTDSVSSPTALKHRIPESDGDCKPPEDHKRARLQVEQ, encoded by the exons ATGAACAGCCACAGCATTGTTACGGTTAAACAAAGCAACTCTCCAGAGAGAACTGCACACTATTGTCAAGCTGCACCTTCTAAAATAAGCAAAATTTTCAAAGGCCAACAAGACCACCAAAGTCTATCAGGCAATAATTCGTCATCCTCAGGCGAATTTTCCTACCTTCTTAACCCGAAATTAAGCCCTGAATCTGATTCGGAAAGTCCGATCTCACACGTATCACTTCCCCACTATTCGGAACCCATATTTTCTCGCTCGTCTATGTTCTGTACCAGTCTATTCTCATCATCCTCGAAGAGCTCGGACTCCTGCAGGAGACTAAGTAATTTGCCTTTCTTGCCTCATCCTCTCAAATGCGAGCAACAGACTTCAGCTGCTCAGGATTCAGACTCTCCGTTCCACTTCACTAGTGATATTAATAACACCCCGAATAGCGAAGATGAGCATTCGGATGAACTGATGAAGGACTTTCTTAACCTTTCTGGAGATGCTTCGGATGGTAGCTTCCATGGAGAGAACTGCGACAGCAACAGCTTGGCTATAACTGAGCAAATGGAGCTGCAAATTTTGTCGGAACAGCTTGGAATAGCTATCACAGACAATGAAGAAAGTCCTCGATTGGAT GATATATATGAGAAACCACAGATTTCGCCTCAACCAGTGTCATCTTGTCAGAACCAGAACCCTCAGCCTTCAGGATCTCCTATCAAAGTTCAGTTACATTCCACTCCCTCCGCATCTCGGGCcacaactaataataataaaccaaGACTAAGGTGGACTTTGGACCTCCATGAGCATTTTGTAGAAGCTGTGAACAAGCTTGATGGGCCCGACA AGGCAACCCCAAAGGGTGTACTGAAGCTTATGAATGTAGAGGGTTTGACCATCTATCATGTAAAGAGTCACTTACAG AAGTATCGGCTCGCCAAATATCTTCCGGAGACAAAAGAAG TTCATCAAGACAAGAAGTCTTTGCCTGTAGAAGATAAGAAAGTGACACCAGTTACTAACGACAGCGGAGGGAAGAAAAA GAACATGGAAATGACAGAAGCTCTTCGGATGCAAATTGAAGTTCAGAAACAGCTGCATGAACAACTTGAG ATACAGAGGGCACTTCAGTTACGCATCGAAGAGCATGCAAGATACTTGCAGAAGATCCTGGAAGAGCAGCAAAAGGCAAGCAATTCCTTCGCCTCCTCAATGGGAGTTTCTGCAGAAGCGCAGGTGGAGTCTCCCGACAAAACCTCACAAGATCAAGATGAATCAAAGACAGACTCAGTTTCTTCACCGACCGCTCTGAAGCATAGAATTCCCGAATCAGATGGTGACTGCAAGCCACCGGAGGATCATAAACGGGCAAGACTTCAAGTTGAGCAATGA
- the LOC109711799 gene encoding protein PHOSPHATE STARVATION RESPONSE 3 isoform X2, whose translation MNSHSIVTVKQSNSPERTAHYCQAAPSKISKIFKGQQDHQSLSGNNSSSSGEFSYLLNPKLSPESDSESPISHVSLPHYSEPIFSRSSMFCTSLFSSSSKSSDSCRRLSNLPFLPHPLKCEQQTSAAQDSDSPFHFTSDINNTPNSEDEHSDELMKDFLNLSGDASDGSFHGENCDSNSLAITEQMELQILSEQLGIAITDNEESPRLDDIYEKPQISPQPVSSCQNQNPQPSGSPIKVQLHSTPSASRATTNNNKPRLRWTLDLHEHFVEAVNKLDGPDKATPKGVLKLMNVEGLTIYHVKSHLQKYRLAKYLPETKEVHQDKKSLPVEDKKVTPVTNDSGGKKKNMEMTEALRMQIEVQKQLHEQLERALQLRIEEHARYLQKILEEQQKASNSFASSMGVSAEAQVESPDKTSQDQDESKTDSVSSPTALKHRIPESDGDCKPPEDHKRARLQVEQ comes from the exons ATGAACAGCCACAGCATTGTTACGGTTAAACAAAGCAACTCTCCAGAGAGAACTGCACACTATTGTCAAGCTGCACCTTCTAAAATAAGCAAAATTTTCAAAGGCCAACAAGACCACCAAAGTCTATCAGGCAATAATTCGTCATCCTCAGGCGAATTTTCCTACCTTCTTAACCCGAAATTAAGCCCTGAATCTGATTCGGAAAGTCCGATCTCACACGTATCACTTCCCCACTATTCGGAACCCATATTTTCTCGCTCGTCTATGTTCTGTACCAGTCTATTCTCATCATCCTCGAAGAGCTCGGACTCCTGCAGGAGACTAAGTAATTTGCCTTTCTTGCCTCATCCTCTCAAATGCGAGCAACAGACTTCAGCTGCTCAGGATTCAGACTCTCCGTTCCACTTCACTAGTGATATTAATAACACCCCGAATAGCGAAGATGAGCATTCGGATGAACTGATGAAGGACTTTCTTAACCTTTCTGGAGATGCTTCGGATGGTAGCTTCCATGGAGAGAACTGCGACAGCAACAGCTTGGCTATAACTGAGCAAATGGAGCTGCAAATTTTGTCGGAACAGCTTGGAATAGCTATCACAGACAATGAAGAAAGTCCTCGATTGGAT GATATATATGAGAAACCACAGATTTCGCCTCAACCAGTGTCATCTTGTCAGAACCAGAACCCTCAGCCTTCAGGATCTCCTATCAAAGTTCAGTTACATTCCACTCCCTCCGCATCTCGGGCcacaactaataataataaaccaaGACTAAGGTGGACTTTGGACCTCCATGAGCATTTTGTAGAAGCTGTGAACAAGCTTGATGGGCCCGACA AGGCAACCCCAAAGGGTGTACTGAAGCTTATGAATGTAGAGGGTTTGACCATCTATCATGTAAAGAGTCACTTACAG AAGTATCGGCTCGCCAAATATCTTCCGGAGACAAAAGAAG TTCATCAAGACAAGAAGTCTTTGCCTGTAGAAGATAAGAAAGTGACACCAGTTACTAACGACAGCGGAGGGAAGAAAAA GAACATGGAAATGACAGAAGCTCTTCGGATGCAAATTGAAGTTCAGAAACAGCTGCATGAACAACTTGAG AGGGCACTTCAGTTACGCATCGAAGAGCATGCAAGATACTTGCAGAAGATCCTGGAAGAGCAGCAAAAGGCAAGCAATTCCTTCGCCTCCTCAATGGGAGTTTCTGCAGAAGCGCAGGTGGAGTCTCCCGACAAAACCTCACAAGATCAAGATGAATCAAAGACAGACTCAGTTTCTTCACCGACCGCTCTGAAGCATAGAATTCCCGAATCAGATGGTGACTGCAAGCCACCGGAGGATCATAAACGGGCAAGACTTCAAGTTGAGCAATGA
- the LOC109711799 gene encoding protein PHOSPHATE STARVATION RESPONSE 3 isoform X3, with protein sequence MNSHSIVTVKQSNSPERTAHYCQAAPSKISKIFKGQQDHQSLSGNNSSSSGEFSYLLNPKLSPESDSESPISHVSLPHYSEPIFSRSSMFCTSLFSSSSKSSDSCRRLSNLPFLPHPLKCEQQTSAAQDSDSPFHFTSDINNTPNSEDEHSDELMKDFLNLSGDASDGSFHGENCDSNSLAITEQMELQILSEQLGIAITDNEESPRLDDIYEKPQISPQPVSSCQNQNPQPSGSPIKVQLHSTPSASRATTNNNKPRLRWTLDLHEHFVEAVNKLDGPDKATPKGVLKLMNVEGLTIYHVKSHLQKYRLAKYLPETKEDKKSLPVEDKKVTPVTNDSGGKKKNMEMTEALRMQIEVQKQLHEQLEIQRALQLRIEEHARYLQKILEEQQKASNSFASSMGVSAEAQVESPDKTSQDQDESKTDSVSSPTALKHRIPESDGDCKPPEDHKRARLQVEQ encoded by the exons ATGAACAGCCACAGCATTGTTACGGTTAAACAAAGCAACTCTCCAGAGAGAACTGCACACTATTGTCAAGCTGCACCTTCTAAAATAAGCAAAATTTTCAAAGGCCAACAAGACCACCAAAGTCTATCAGGCAATAATTCGTCATCCTCAGGCGAATTTTCCTACCTTCTTAACCCGAAATTAAGCCCTGAATCTGATTCGGAAAGTCCGATCTCACACGTATCACTTCCCCACTATTCGGAACCCATATTTTCTCGCTCGTCTATGTTCTGTACCAGTCTATTCTCATCATCCTCGAAGAGCTCGGACTCCTGCAGGAGACTAAGTAATTTGCCTTTCTTGCCTCATCCTCTCAAATGCGAGCAACAGACTTCAGCTGCTCAGGATTCAGACTCTCCGTTCCACTTCACTAGTGATATTAATAACACCCCGAATAGCGAAGATGAGCATTCGGATGAACTGATGAAGGACTTTCTTAACCTTTCTGGAGATGCTTCGGATGGTAGCTTCCATGGAGAGAACTGCGACAGCAACAGCTTGGCTATAACTGAGCAAATGGAGCTGCAAATTTTGTCGGAACAGCTTGGAATAGCTATCACAGACAATGAAGAAAGTCCTCGATTGGAT GATATATATGAGAAACCACAGATTTCGCCTCAACCAGTGTCATCTTGTCAGAACCAGAACCCTCAGCCTTCAGGATCTCCTATCAAAGTTCAGTTACATTCCACTCCCTCCGCATCTCGGGCcacaactaataataataaaccaaGACTAAGGTGGACTTTGGACCTCCATGAGCATTTTGTAGAAGCTGTGAACAAGCTTGATGGGCCCGACA AGGCAACCCCAAAGGGTGTACTGAAGCTTATGAATGTAGAGGGTTTGACCATCTATCATGTAAAGAGTCACTTACAG AAGTATCGGCTCGCCAAATATCTTCCGGAGACAAAAGAAG ACAAGAAGTCTTTGCCTGTAGAAGATAAGAAAGTGACACCAGTTACTAACGACAGCGGAGGGAAGAAAAA GAACATGGAAATGACAGAAGCTCTTCGGATGCAAATTGAAGTTCAGAAACAGCTGCATGAACAACTTGAG ATACAGAGGGCACTTCAGTTACGCATCGAAGAGCATGCAAGATACTTGCAGAAGATCCTGGAAGAGCAGCAAAAGGCAAGCAATTCCTTCGCCTCCTCAATGGGAGTTTCTGCAGAAGCGCAGGTGGAGTCTCCCGACAAAACCTCACAAGATCAAGATGAATCAAAGACAGACTCAGTTTCTTCACCGACCGCTCTGAAGCATAGAATTCCCGAATCAGATGGTGACTGCAAGCCACCGGAGGATCATAAACGGGCAAGACTTCAAGTTGAGCAATGA
- the LOC109711895 gene encoding vacuolar cation/proton exchanger 3-like — MEMEKINQKTQMATLRSNPEIVSLDGRLDEFEDESLVSPVAHSRKPSGFEGTHRNSFSVDKQECTVEYLKARFFRSLKIVLFTAKINMLMPCGLIAVLINYITGDHGWVFFLSLLGIIPFAERLGFATEQLALFTGPTVGGLLNATFGNATELIISIHALRNGMLRVVQQSLLGSILSNMLLVLGCAFFSGGIVFIDKKEQVFNKASAVMNSGLLLMAVMGLLFPAVLHYTHTEVQFGKSELALSRFSSCIMLVAYASYLFFQLKSQEYLDCPVNEGGSPNEQGADDEESAEISKWEAIIWLAVLTAWISVLSEYLVDAIEGASTAWRIPVAFISVVLLPIVGNAAEHASAIMFAMKDKLDISLGVAIGSSTQISMFGIPFCVVIGWMMGQPMDLNFQLFETATLFITVIVVAFMLQDGTSNYFKGLMLILCYLIVAASFFVHVDPTSAEDAPPRE; from the exons ATGGAGATGGAGAAGATAAATCAAAAGACCCAGATGGCTACACTGCGCTCTAATCCGGAA ATAGTTTCGCTGGACGGAAGGTTAGATGAGTTTGAGGATGAAAGCCTCGTTAGCCCGGTGGCGCACTCCAGAAAGCCTTCTGGTTTTGAGGGAACCCACCGTAACTCTTTTTCTGTCGACAAACAAGAGTGCACCGTCGAATATCTGAAGGCTAGATTTTTCAGGAGCTTGAAGATCGTATTGTTTACAGCAAAGATTAATATGTTGATGCCTTGCGGCCTTATTGCGGTCTTGATCAACTACATTACTGGTGACCAT GGATGGGTGTTTTTCCTCAGCTTGCTAGGTATCATTCCTTTTGCAGAGCGGCTGGGATTTGCCACGGA GCAACTAGCACTCTTTACAGGACCAACAG TTGGTGGCCTCCTAAATGCTACCTTCGGAAACGCAACAGAATTGATCATATCAATCCATGCTCTGAGAAACGGAATGTTGCGAGTAGTCCAGCAATCATTACTTGGATCTATCTTGTCAAACATGCTTCTGGTCCTTGGCTGTGCATTCTTTAGTGGAGGGATTGTTTTCATCGATAAAAAGGAGCAAGTTTTCAATAAG GCATCGGCTGTAATGAACTCTGGATTGCTTTTAATGGCAGTCATGGGCTTACTCTTTCCGGCTGTCCTCCACTACACCCACACTGAAGTCCAGTTTGGCAAGTCCGAATTAGCCTTGTCAAGATTCAGCAGCTGCATTATGCTTGTGGCTTACGCCTCCTATCTCTTTTTCCAGTTGAAAAGTCAGGAATATTTAGATTGTCCAGTTAACGAG GGAGGAAGTCCGAATGAACAGGGCGCAGATGACGAAGAAAGTGCTGAGATTTCGAAATGGGAAGCGATCATCTGGCTTGCTGTTTTGACTGCTTGGATTTCTGTACTCTCTGAATACTTAGTTGATGCTATAGAG GGGGCCTCAACTGCATGGAGGATACCAGTTGCTTTTATTAGTGTTGTTTTACTTCCGATTGTGGGGAATGCTGCAGAGCATGCAAGCGCCATAATGTTTGCAATGAAAGACAAACTT GACATTTCTCTCGGAGTGGCAATTGGATCATCTACACAAATATCAATGTTCGGG ATTCCGTTCTGTGTAGTAATTGGGTGGATGATGGGACAACCAATGGACttaaattttcagcttttcgAGACAGCCACTCTCTTCATAACTGTAATAGTTGTGGCATTCATGCTACAG GATGGAACTTCTAACTACTTCAAGGGCTTAATGCTCATTCTTTGCTATCTTATTGTAGCTGCCAGTTTTTTCGTACATGTTGATCCTACATCTGCCG AAGATGCGCCTCCGCGAGAATAA
- the LOC109711175 gene encoding uncharacterized protein LOC109711175 — protein sequence MSSSRVGGEAMGGHGTALDEENKRVRCKYCEKVVGGFNRLKHHLGGVGSDVVECSEVPADIKEHMRNSLLEKKKERLVRQVGILDHPELPLKRSFCQLKPTQESPMEKGKRAGETVEGDYVNGKSSPHLTPPRQTSTNEGNNMKFESTFLSGHIPSSLMMEEDVKPVIKEEVRNESELLVARSVGGFFFEAGINLNMVSLPSFKKMIDVVIACGAGLKLPTENDLKGWILQQELREVLAYVQDVKQLWVHTGCSILLDSWTNERGRSLISFLVHCPHGTVFLKSMDATRVMCDSDALFLVLCNVIEEVGVQNVVQVIFHNASSYMQSAGQKVVEKYRSISCNLCADYCINDILERIAKMDHVSRVLTEAKTITSFIYGNELALELMKKHIRGGELVRASKLKSLAQFVTLENIVSERENLITMFRSTKWIASICASRDKGKRVVEKLENTSFWIAAADILKVTNPLISVLHQICESDNAPMGFLYDAMDHSKEKIKQNFGGEETRYLPFWDIIDNVWDNFLYSTIHSAAYYLNPSLFYSDGFYVDAEVTTGLLDCIARMAKDHYVIARQLEAYRTPAGCFAEPMAVDQRTSVPPALWWSLYGGQAPELTDIAVRILSQTCCCALRYKLGRGLSEQLHAEGNCLEQQLFREMEFVHNNRYLWKCASGMEETGFICEENLNLLKDWIIEDNDKRLGTEEGKT from the exons ATGAGCTCAAGTAGAGTGGGAGGTGAGGCAATGGGCGGGCACGGAACAGCGCTCGATGAGGAAAATAAGAGAGTCAGATGCAAGTACTGTGAAAAGGTTGTTGGCGGCTTCAACCGTCTCAAGCATCACTTGGGTGGCGTTGGAAGTGATGTCGTAGAATGCAGTGAAGTCCCTGCTGATATCAAGGAACATATGAGGAATTCTCTTcttgagaagaagaaagaaagattggTTAGGCAAGTCGGAATTTTGGACCACCCGGAACTTCCCCTGAAGAGGAGCTTTTGCCAACTCAAGCCAACTCAAGAGAGCCCTATGGAGAAAGGAAAGAGAGCTGGAGAAACTGTTGAAG GGGATTATGTAAATGGGAAGAGCAGTCCTCATCTTACTCCCCCAAGGCAAACTTCAACAAATGAAGGGAACAACATGAAGTTTGAATCCACATTTCTAAGTGGACATATCCCTTCATCACTCATGATGGAAGAAGATGTCAAGCCGGTCATAAAGGAAGAAGTGAGAAACGAATCAGAATTACTTGTAGCGAGATCTGTAGGTGGGTTCTTCTTCGAGGCTGGAATCAATCTCAATATGGTCAGTTTACCATCTTTCAAGAAAATGATCGATGTTGTGATTGCATGCGGTGCTGGTCTTAAACTTCCAACAGAGAACGATCTTAAGGGGTGGATTCTCCAACAAGAATTGAGAGAAGTTCTTGCATATGTGCAGGATGTGAAGCAGTTATGGGTACATACTGGGTGCAGCATATTGCTTGACAGTTGGACCAATGAAAGGGGCAGAAGCCTGATTAGTTTTCTCGTGCATTGTCCGCATGGGACAGTATTCTTGAAATCCATGGATGCAACTCGTGTTATGTGTGATAGCGATGCGTTATTTTTAGTTCTTTGTAATGTAATCGAGGAGGTTGGTGTTCAAAATGTAGTTCAGGTGATCTTTCACAATGCGTCATCCTACATGCAGTCCGCAGGGCAGAAGGTGGTTGAGAAATATCGATCTATTTCCTGCAACTTATGTGCAGATTACTGCATTAATGACATATTGGAAAGAATAGCAAAGATGGATCACGTGAGCAGAGTGCTAACTGAGGCTAAGACCATAACAAGCTTTATTTATGGTAACGAGCTTGCTTTGGAGCTTATGAAGAAGCACATTCGAGGTGGAGAGCTTGTCAGGGCTTCCAAATTGAAGTCACTTGCACAGTTTGTCACATTGGAAAATATTGTGTCTGAGAGAGAAAATCTGATTACTATGTTCCGCTCAACGAAATGGATTGCTTCTATCTGTGCATCTAGAGATAAGGGCAAACGCGTAGTTGAAAAGTTGGAAAACACCTCATTTTGGATTGCTGCAGCTGACATCTTAAAGGTCACAAATCCGCTGATAAGTGTTTTGCATCAG ATCTGTGAAAGTGATAACGCTCCTATGGGATTCTTGTATGATGCTATGGATCActcaaaagaaaagataaaacaaaattttgggGGCGAAGAAACGAGATATTTGCCATTTTGGGATATAATCGACAATGTATGGGACAACTTTCTTTATAGTACTATTCATTCTGCCGCGTACTATTTGAATCCTTCTCTCTTCTACTCCGACGGATTCTATGTTGATGCTGAGGTTACTACTGGGCTTCTTGACTGCATAGCGCGTATGGCTAAGGACCACTATGTGATAGCTAGACAACTTGAAGCATACAGAACACCTGCGGGATGTTTTGCTGAGCCGATGGCTGTTGATCAAAGAACAAGTGTTCCACCAG CACTATGGTGGTCCCTTTATGGGGGCCAAGCACCTGAATTAACCGACATTGCGGTTAGGATCTTGAGTCAAACATGTTGCTGTGCCTTAAGATACAAGCTAGGGAGGGGCTTATCAGAGCAGCTGCATGCAGAAGGGAACTGTCTCGAGCAACAGCTATTCCGTGAGATGGAGTTTGTCCATAACAATCGCTATCTTTGGAAGTGTGCATCCGGCATGGAAGAGACGGGATTTATTTGCGAAGAGAACCTCAACCTACTGAAGGACTGGATCATAGAGGACAATGACAAAAG ACTCGGTACAGAAGAGGGAAAGACCTGA
- the LOC109711263 gene encoding uncharacterized protein LOC109711263 yields MNKKKVVCSYIESGRGVMSCNRRLPQNSCRFQLEQDVKRLQQLLQEETNLRAVLENALEHAAVTLSDLSYLPNNAQELLSNISTLETTILRLEEEMISLHFQLIQERNERRLAEYRLKQLPLQPFPGCSHQTETGPLDGKIAQEELAVPQVRQREVGKLQKQVSVKGLCNYPNKLSEEIVRCMRNIFISLADSSVVYPKSSAQEKLPSSPSPTGRYSVSSYWSLSEPRTTSSWEQSPQVVSECSNELLASEGAFDPYRDREKLGWADIGNYGLATEVSWMSVGKKQLEYAAEALREFRSLIEQLGEVNPVQLNHEERLAFWINLYNALMMHAYLAYGVPRSDMKLFSLMQKAAYTVGGHSFSAACIEYVILKMKLQTYRPQTAFLLALHKLKTSEEHKKFSIEKSEPLIAFALSCGMFSSPAVKIYTPINVREELQDAQRDFIRASVGVSRKGKLMIPKMLQCFARSFVDDANLAMWVPRFLPQQQAAFVEQCISQRRQSVFGSHSFGILPFDSRFRYLFLPEKLP; encoded by the exons atgaataaaaaaaaa GTGGTCTGTTCGTATATTGAGTCTGGAAGAGGAGTAATGTCATGCAACAGAAGACTGCCCCAGAATTCTTGCAGATTCCAGCTTGAACAGGAC GTTAAAAGGCTTCAGCAATTACTTCAGGAGGAGACGAATTTACGTGCTGTCCTCGAAAATGCGCTGGAGCATGCAGCTGTGACATTGTCCGATTTATCGTATCTTCCGAATAAT GCTCAAGAACTGCTGTCGAATATTTCCACATTGGAGACGACTATTCTAAGGCTCGAAGAAGAGATGATTTCTCTGCATTTTCAGCTTATCCAAGAGAGGAATGAGAGAAGGCTTGCAGAGTATCGGTTGAAACAATTACCATTGCAACCATTTCCTGGTTGTTCTCATCAAACGGAAACG GGACCATTAGATGGCAAGATTGCCCAAGAGGAGTTGGCTGTTCCTCAAGTCCGTCAACGAGAAGTTGGCAAGTTACAGAAACAGGTTTCAGTGAAAGGTCTATGTAATTACCCTAACAAGCTGTCGGAAGAGATAGTCCGATGCATGAGGAACATCTTTATCTCATTAGCAGATTCTTCAGTGGTATATCCCAAATCTTCTGCACAGGAGAAGCTGccgtcttctccttctcctacCGGCCGGTATTCAGTTTCGTCATACTGGTCTTTGTCGGAGCCTCGGACAACTTCATCATGGGAACAGAGCCCTCAAGTTGTTTCGGAGTGTAGTAATGAACTTCTCGCCTCAGAAGGTGCTTTTGATCCATATAGAGATCGCGAAAAACTCGGTTGGGCCGACATTGGAAACTACGGTTTAGCAACCGAGGTTTCGTGGATGTCAGTGGGAAAGAAGCAGCTTGAATATGCTGCTGAGGCACTAAGGGAATTCAG ATCACTAATTGAACAGCTGGGAGAAGTAAACCCCGTTCAGCTTAATCATGAAGAGCGGCTGGCCTTTTGGATCAACTTATACAATGCTCTAATGATGCAT GCTTATCTTGCTTATGGAGTTCCAAGAAGCGACATGAAACTCTTTTCACTAATGCAAAAG GCAGCATACACAGTTGGGGGCCATTCATTTAGTGCTGCTTGCATTGAGTATGTGATATTGAAGATGAAGCTGCAAACCTACAGGCCACAAACG GCTTTTCTTCTCGCCCTTCACAAGTTGAAGACATCAGAAGAGCATAAAAAGTTCTCTATTGAGAAATCTGAGCCGCTCATTGCATTTGCTCTAAGCTGTGGGATGTTTTCTTCTCCAGCG GTGAAGATATACACCCCCATCAATGTGAGAGAAGAGCTCCAGGATGCTCAGCGTGACTTTATTCGAGCCTCAGTGGGGGTGAGCCGGAAAGGGAAGCTTATGATCCCGAAGATGCTCCAATGCTTCGCCCGCAGCTTTGTCGATGATGCTAACTTGGCAATGTGGGTGCCTCGCTTCCTCCCTCAGCAACAGGCGGCTTTTGTTGAACAATGCATATCGCAGAGGCGGCAGAGTGTCTTCGGCTCCCACAGTTTTGGCATCCTTCCTTTCGATTCTCGATTCCGCTATCTCTTCTTGCCTGAGAAACTACCCTAA
- the LOC109711265 gene encoding uncharacterized protein LOC109711265, whose amino-acid sequence MFPRILLIPASSSSSSLLFHPFRLYACIHMRTALNNDNNNSNSIDKKQSWSTRSFFNPAPVLLTLAVVLSPPRPSPDAFSNVPQTLSGDDARRARIQRPKSRKAESCTAKCVGTCIRGGAGSPGEGPLNVRRPLVVFKQGFRTRQYCLVECSDICNLIKDGDDGP is encoded by the exons ATGTTTCCGCGAATTCTCCTCAtccctgcttcttcttcttcttcttccttactCTTCCATCCCTTTCGGCTCTATGCCTGCATTCATATGCGAACTGCtctaaataatgataataataatagcaatagcATTGATAAGAAGCAGTCATGGAGCACTCGCAGTTTCTTCAACCCTGCACCAGTTCTCCTCACCCTTGCAGTCGTCCTATCGCCACCGCGGCCGTCGCCGGACGCATTCTCCAACGTTCCCCAGACCCTCTCCG GGGATGACGCCAGGCGAGCTCGGATCCAGCGGCCCAAGTCGCGGAAGGCGGAGTCCTGCACGGCCAAGTGCGTCGGCACCTGCATTCGTGGTGGCGCCGGATCCCCCGGCGAAGGCCCACTCAACGTCAGGAG GCCTCTTGTAGTGTTCAAACAAGGATTTCGCACTCGCCAATACTG CCTTGTTGAGTGCTCAGACATTTGTAATCTAATCAAGGATGGAGATGACGGCCCCTGA